Part of the Oncorhynchus masou masou isolate Uvic2021 chromosome 24, UVic_Omas_1.1, whole genome shotgun sequence genome is shown below.
TAACAATGTCTTGGCTACAGTAGGGAGGTTCTACAAATGCAAGTCGTATGAAAAGGACTTTCCCAGTGCGCATAAAAAGCTAAACTCAGTCCAACCCTGTAATAAGCCATTTATGGACGGCATGGAATGTTTATCGACAGTTTTCCTCCCATCATGCAGTTCACCCAGCAGGGCCTGGATTGGTAATCACATGCTCAAGTGACTGCATTATGAGTCATTATGGCAGCTAGAGAAACTAAAGCCCTGGTGAGACTACAGTGAGAGTAAGCCATGCAGGCAAAACAGCTGTCTGCTGCTGCCTATCAAGAGGTCCTGTATGGCTTAGTTTATAGAGCATGGCACTAGCAACGTCAGGATTGTGGGTTTTTATTCCCGGGCCACCCATacataaaatgtatgcatgcatgactaagtcgctttgAATAAAAGCATCTGCAAAATGGTATTTATTATTAGTGTTAAGCTTAGTCATGAAAGCTTTGCCAGAGTTTTGTGGTACTACAATGAGATACTATATGAATGTATCCACTAAGAAATGCTCAGTTGAAACTTTTAGCTACAGTGTTCTCCAAATGAACACCACCCAGGTCAGTCTTATTGTATTTTGTAATGTAGTGTGTGATGTTTATTTCAGCTGAATGGTAAGGGTTCTCTGTGGTGTGTGGACCCAGAGTACAGGCCCAACCTGATCCAGGCACTCAAGAAGCAGCACTTCCCTGCAGCACATGCCTTCTGCACACCGCCTGCCTCCCCACTGCCTGCCTCCTCACCGCCTGCCACCTCACCCCATAGACATCTCTTCGTGCAGGGCTGCTCTCTCAAAGGTGAGTCCTACCCCCCAACTTAACTTGCAAGAACACTTTTAGCACTCATCTGTTGTTCTTGTGAGGCACCAGTGTGACAGTGGACAAGGAGTAGCTGCAGCGAAAACCAGCAAACCTTTACTCAacaactctttaaaaaaaaacaggtaGCGAAAACCAGCGAACCTTTACACAACAACTCTTCAAAAAAAACAGCGAAAACCAGCGAACCTTTACACAACATCTCTTCAAAAAAAACAGTTAggcctgttgagaacaagttctcatttccaactgcgccctggccaagataaagcgaagcagtgcgacaaaaataAACAGTTACACATAATCTCTGCTGATGATCACACCTCAGATTCTCTAGAAATATGATTCATATTAAATTAGATCCAGTTTCAGCTGTCTCGCTGCATGTCATTTCAAATTCACATGGTTGTTGCCTCTGCACATTTTCGTCATGCAACTTTGGCCGACAAGACATTCAACATAACCATCCTCTCATCTTTAATAATTAGAATCCATAGCGACCAGCGAAGGCCTTTAGGTTACTATAGCGGCCGTGAAGTCTTTTTTTTTCTAACAATATTATCTGTGTGAATATCGCAAAATGTATTGCTAACAACCTGTTGTATTTGTGTGGCTTGACAAGGTGAGTGAAATAAGTCAACAACAGATATGTTTGTTGCGGTCAATGTTTGGTGCTGTGAAAGTCCTGTCATATCATTGTAACTTGGTTGGTACAGGTGAGCACATCAGTGGTGAAGCTCGAATGATTGCTCTCTGTCTCATGGATAGTTGCAGGGTTTCGCTGTATATATTCTGCTAACTAGTTGGTTGTTTTGATGTGATTCATATGGAAACAGCCCAAGCTGCTTTCTCTAACTGGTTAGTCTGTCAGACAAGAAAAGTTGTTTAGTGTTACATTTTGGCAGCGCTCACAAAGCATCAACCTCAGCTGTCATTTTCACGAGCTAGCCATACAGACAACCAGCTGAAATGAAGGCTAGAGTAATTTTGGTTTATCTATTGTGTTTAGGTTATGGTTTGTTAGGTTGACATTGCCTAATTTTTCTATTATTTGACAGCTTAGCGGTCGTGTTAGAGTAGTGGATGCCAGCGCAGTGGAGCTCCTTTGAGTTGGATATACGTTTACATAGCCAGCTAACAAGTTGCTTGTTTTGTCCTGTTTTCCTGATGCAATTAATTTGGAAACTAATCAGCTAACATTAGAGAAAGAgatgaacaatctgagagacgaggcaagaagggcattctgccatcaaaaggaacataaaattcaacataggatctggctaaaaatacttgaatcagttatagaacccattgacctttatggttgaggtctggggtccgctcaccaaccaagaattcacaaaacgGGACAAACactaaattgagactctgcatgcagaattctgcaaaagtatcctctgtgtacaacgtaaaacaccaaataatgcatgcagagcagaattaggccgatacctgctaattatcaaaatccagaaaagagacttCTACAACCACCTAGAGAGAGTAGTTGTagaattttgataattagcaggtatcggcctaattctgctccgcatgcattatttggtgttttacgttgctTTATCTTGAACTCAGTAATCTACAGCAGCATTCTAGAATTCTATTGGGGTCTGAAGGGTTATTTGTCATTTGTTTTATTTCAAACCAGAGGCCTCAATGTAGATTATTCTGATCTGaatcctctcctttctcccccctaCCCTCTTGTTTGGTAACCTTGACTACAGAGGCCCTGCTGATAATTATCCAATCCTCTTGGTGACTAGAAATCATTTAGAGAACCTGAAGTGTGGTACGGCGAGAGCTAGGAAATCTCCaactggccacacacacacactggctatTTCACTGACCACCATGCATGTTCTCTCCTCTTGCAGAGTCTGACATAGATGCTGCCACTGCCATGATGCTCTTAAACGCCGCCCCTGGCCATCACCATGCCAATCCATGTAAGAGACTCCACCCCACACcacttctctctctacaccttctaactgctctctctttctcaatttaagggctttattggcatggttaacattgtcaaagcaagtgaagtagatcatgtttgtttttttcacttttgtttattaacagtaaacattactcacagaagttccaaaagaatgaagacatttcaaatttcattatgtccattgtcctatttgcacatcgttacaacaccgtgttgtaatgatgtgcaaataggacaaaagggaaaataagcataaatatgggttgaatttacaatggtgtttgttcttcactggttgccctttttattgtggtaacaggtcacaaatcttactGCTGTGAAGGCACATTCTATCTCTGTCACCCACCTGTTTTCACACTCATCTTTCTTTATTGCTTTTGCATCCCTCACCCAGCATCTATCCACCCTTGTAACACATatttacctttttatttaactaggcaagtcagttaagaacaaattcttattttcaatgacggccctaggaacagtgggttaactgactgttaTCCCCTCTCCATTGATTCATATATGCACTCAACAGCACATTTGAAGTCCCACTCACATAATGTCATTCTAAGCCAGAGAAGGTTGCATGTAAAATGATCTTCCTGTGAATAACAGGGAGAATTAGAGTGTGAGCACACCATCCACTGCTTCCgagcatattactcgccaatgtccaggcAACAAGGTGGACAAAATTAGGGCACGAattgccttccagagagatagagattgtaacattctctgtttcacggaaacatggctcactcgggatgtgttgtcagagtcggtacagccacccggtttcctcacgcatcacgccgacagaaacaaacatctctctggtaagaagaagggccgGGGTGCGTGGCGTAATCATAACaacgtacaggaactcaagtacttttgttcacctgacctagaattccttacaatcaaatgccgaccgcattatctaccaagagaattctctttgattattgtcacagccatgtatattccccctaagcagacacatcgacggccctgaaagaacttcactggactctatgtaaactgaaatggtccacccacacagacagtgtggtgaagaaggcgcaacagtgcctcttcaacctccggagtttgaagaaatttggcttgtcacctaacactcaaacttttacagacgcacaatcaagagcatcctgccgggctgtatcacggcctggtatggcaactgcgcCGCCCCCAAACCGCAAGGCtcaccagagggtggtgcggtctgcacaatgcatcaccgagGCAAActtacctgccctccatgacacctacaatacctgatgtcacaggaaggcaaaaaaagatcaaggacaataaccacccgagccactgcctgttcaccccgctatcattcagaaggcgagggcatcaaaggtgcatcaaagcggggaccgagagacagcttctatctcaagaccatcagactgttaaacagccatcactaacatacagacgcaaatctctggccacttcaataaatggatttaataaaggtatcactagtcactttaaataacgccactttaataatgtctacatatcctacattactcatatgtatatactgtattctataccatctactgcatcttgactatgccgttcggccatcactcatccatatatttatatgtacatattcatccctttacatgtatgtgtataaggtagttattgtgaatttgttagattgcttgttagatattactgcactgttggaactagaaggaaaagcatttcgctacactctcattaacatctgctaaccatgtgtatgtgaccaataaaatgtgatttgatttgttgtaTTTTCTCCCATGTCTTCTCATAGTGTTCATTCGACTAGACACTTCTGCCACTGCTGTTGCCATCAATTGTTATGGATGTTAATTACTGTTGTCTGCTGAACAGAGACACTGCCTAGCCCGCCGCTTATTTGATTAAAAACACTTGTCTTTATCACACAACCCACTCCTACTGCCCTCTTGCACCCTGAAACGCTCCTTCTTTAGTGTCAGgatgttctcctcctccctcaatctcgctatcctcttctttccctcccagGTGATCCAGAGAGTCCCTTGGACCTGTCCCGGCCAGACTTGGTCCTGGTGAGCAGCGATCCTAACCAGGACCACAACTACAGCAGTATGGCCCTGCAGCGCTGCTCCtcccgctcctcctcctcctccctcgacGATGGAGGCCCCTCCCCTGGCCATGCCCACCACAGGCCCCGTACATGCCGCGCTGGCAGTGAGGGTTTCCATAGTGACGAGGACGACTCCGACCTCGGGGACCGGGACGAGAGAGGCGGCCGCCCCCGGCCTGCTCCTCgccgctcctcctcctcttcggtGAAGCACCCGGCGGGTAAGAGGGCCCGTAGGGAGCTGACAGCCAACCCAGAGCTGGATGAGGAGCTGAAGGAGGCGGCCGGGTCTCTGCTCCACCTGGCTGGGATCCGTACCTCCATGGACCTTAACAAACGGAGTGCCAAGAGCAAAAAACTGAACAGGAAATGAGGTTGTCATACTTTCCTGCCCTTGCCCTCAGACTCCTGCCCctgtaacccctgacccctgatcTGATCATGTGTCCTGATTGGTCTTAGTTGTGCCACCTTTTCTGGTTGCTGATTTGAAGCCTGTTTTTGGTTTGACACATGATTAGGATATCCCTCACTATCCAACACATCAAATGGCAATAGTATCATTGACACAGGAGAACAAAGCCATATTGAGACTTTTGACCCACCTGTGTCAGGTGGGTGGGTCAGGGTAAAACGGGGGTGTTTGAGGACTACTGAGAAGAACCATCACAAAACTGCTTGTTGTTTCTGATGGCTTCGCTGCAGATCCTTACCACTCAAATAATGTTTTGAGGGATAAGATGGGAAAAGCTGAAACTTTTTAACTCAAAGCAAGCGTTGCATGCTTCCTCAACTTGTATCCTCTTCCAAGTGAACCTATTTCTAAGAGAACGAGTGCATGTCTCTAACAAACTAACCTCTCCTCATGTTGAAGTCAGTTTCTCCATGCTGAAGATACCACTGTTTTGATAGGTGACATCCTTGGTCTGGAAAACCTTCCAAAGAGAGATGCAATAACTTAAACCACTTTTTGTATTTGTCCTGGGTTGATGGTACTGCTGTTTAAAAACAACAGATGAAAGTAGTACGGCTGATCGTAAACATCCTTCCACGGAGTGGAACGCTGGACTGGGTCCATGTCAGGGTTTAATAGCAGGGAATGGAAACGTAACCGAGGGACTGTTGGAACTCTGCTGCCATGGTGGGCAGGGAAATCAAATAAAGGTGTCTGACTGCTAGATCAGGAAGAGTCCTCTAATCCTACTCTGAGAGAAACATCATGACTTCTAGATCAGGAAGAGTCCACTCTAGTCCTACTCTGAGAGAAACATCATGACTTCTAGATCAGGAAGAGTCCACTCCAGTCCTACTCTGAGAGAAACATCATGACTTCTAGATCAGGAAGAGTCCACTCCAGTCCTACTCTGAGAGAAACATCATGACTTCTAGATCAGGAAGAGTCCACTCCAGTCCTACTCTGAGAGAAACATCATGACTTCTAGATCAGGAAGAGTCCACTCTAGTCCTACTCTGAGAGAAACATCATGACTTCTAGATCAGGAAGAGTCCACTCCAGTCCTACTCTGAGAGAAACATCATGACTTCTAGATCAGGAAGAGTCCACTCTAGTCCTACTCAGAGAAACATCATGACTTCTAGATCAGGAAGAGTCCACTCCAGTCCTACTCTGAGAGAAACATCATGACTTCTAGATCAGGAAGAGTCCACTCCAGTCCTACTCTGAGAGAAACATCATGACTTCTAGATCAGGAAGAGTCCACTCTAGTCCTACTCTGAGAGAAACATCATGACTTCTAGATCAGGAAGAGTCCACTCTAGTCCTACTCTGAGAGAAACATCATGACTTCTAGATCAGGAAGAGTCCACTCTAGTCCTACTCAGAGAAACATCATGACTTCTAGATCAGGAAGAGTCCACTCCAGTCCTACTCTGAGAGAAACATCATGACTTCTAGATCAGGAAGAGTCCACTCTAGTCCTACTCAGAGAAACATCATGACTGCTAGATCAGGAAGAGTCCACTCCAGTCCTACTCTGAGAGAAACATCATGACTTCTAGATCAGGAAGAGTCCACTCTAGTCCTACTCTGAGAGAAACATCATGCCTTCTAGATCAGGAAGAGTCCTCTAATCCTACTCTGAGAGAAACATCATGACTTCTAGATCAGGAAGAGTCCACTCCAGTCCTACTCTGAGAGAAACATCATGACTTCTAGATCAGGAAGAGTCCACTCTAGTCCTACTCTGAGAGAAACATCATGACTTCTAGATCAGGAAGAGTCCACTCCAGTCCTACTCTGAGAGAAACATCATGACTGCTAGATCAGGAAGAGTCCACTCTAGTCCTACTCTGAGAGAAACATCATGACTTCTAGATCAGGAAGAGTCCTCTAATCCTACTCTGAGAGAAACATCATGACTTCTAGATCAGGAAGAGTCCTCTCTAGTCCTACTCTGAGAGAAACATCATGACTGCTAGATCAGGAAGAGTCCACTCTAGTCCTACTCTGAGAGAAACATCATGACTGCTAGATCAGGAAGAGTCCACTCTAGTCCTACTCTGAGAGAAACATCATGACTGCTAGATCAGGAAGAGTCCACTCTAGTCCTACTCTGAGAGAAACATCATGTCTTCTAGATCAGGAAGAGTCCACTCTAGTCCTACTCTGAGAGAAACATCATGTCTTCTAGATCAGGAAGAGTCCACTCTAGTCCTACTCTGAGAGAAACATCATGTCTTCTAGATCAGGAAGAGTCCACTCTAGTCCTACTCTGAGAGAAACAGAATTACATCTAGATCAGGAAGAGTCCTCTAATCCTACTGAGAGAAACAGAATTGCATCTTCATTTCATTAGAACCTACTCCTCTTCATCGCTCTTCCTCTGCTGACCCCTCTAATTCTGTCATACATTGTGTTTAGTGTGTAAACTGAGAAATTACATTTAATATATTCTATCTTGTCTTGTCCTATTATGTCTTGTTCTATCCTATCTTATCCTATGCAAGGTGTAGTGTAGACTAATCTGGCTGAAACTAAGCAAATGTTGTAACCATAGTGATACCAAGACAATGCGCTTGGCATGAGGGCACTCACTGGCAGATGTGCTGCTCAGTTTTCAATCATGTAATACTAGTCACACCTACTCGAACGTTAGTATTCAGGCCAAAGGGAAGTTAAAACAAAAATGTTATGTTGTTGTGAGGTTAGATGGACAATGTTGTGAGACTTATTGTACTACTGCCCCTCCTGAATGGTGTTGGCTGACCCTGTGGCAGAGTTTAGACTGTGGTGACAGAAAGAGGCTTTGCTTCGTCTCGTTCCCCATTAAGGAAACACGGAGGGCAAAATCAGGAAGTGCACCACTCTTCTCTACACTATACAGTAATGTGTTTAGGGCCAGTTGATTACATCGAGTTCAGTGATGGAAAGTACAGGATGCGGAAACAGAACTTGTGTAGTGATGAGGCCAGACTGATGCTCTTTGGGGCTTGCATGTTTTAACTTGCATTCGTAAGTAAAATGCCAATATGCCCATATGATTAGAATAGCTTTTAGTTGGTGCACTGCAGTACAGTGTACTGTCCTCTGTCATGAGCCAACTTAAGTGCAAGTTAGGTTTCCACTTGGGTTGTATCACAGGAAATGTTAAATTAAGTCACATTAGTAAGTATAGATTGTATGCAGTGCCAAACATGAATTTGTGTCACAGAAGTGGAACTACCAAGGCCATTGCAACCATCTTCCTCTTCTCACAGCATTTGTGACTGACAGTAATGTTGTTGCCCCTGTTTTTTAGAAGCCTGCCAACAGGAAATGTAGGAGAACTGACCTAGTCTGATATTCAGTTTATTTTGGTTGTTGTGGAATGGGAATCGCTGAATTCTTTGAAAGGGGATTTTGTTCTTAGAACTAAACTGCAGTTCTCCTAAATAAGATGGACATAGACTACACTGGTCTTAACTGGCTGTGAATAAACAAAGAACAAATGAATGGTGTCCATTAAATGTATAATTCATTTATAATGGACTATTGAAAGGAGCTTCTATCAAATAAAGGTAATTTGAAGTGAGTGGAAATGttacttcctctctcccttctggaAAATCCTTTTGAGACTTACTTAGTTTTATTTTCTAAATGATATTTTACTGCCATAGACCACTATTTTCACTGTTATAGTGATAGTGTTTCTGAGAAAGtactgtatatggccaatatatatatatcgtcTTTCGAGCGGGTGTTTTTCAATTTAACCATGACTGCCAAGTTTTCCAATGTTTTGTTGTTGGATAAAAGACTATTGATTAACATGGATTCTGAACCATTTTTTTTGTGCCAACTGTGATGATGTACAGAGAAGCAACGGTCGACATTTCAGATGGCATTCCTTATCTTGATAGGGAAAGTTGATTTAATCATCATAAAGGTGTTGGAAGTTTATCTGAATCTGTACTGTTTATGTTTAGATAATATTCTGACTGCCCTAAGTAGTCACACCATAGATATTAGTTGGCACCCCCTCTCCATGTTAGGATCCTGCCACCATAGATGTCGCCTACACTTACTGAAACTAAAAACCCACATTGAGGGTTGCCCTGGTGTAAGTCTTGGTACCCCCATGGACTTCTGTTTAAACTTAGATAGT
Proteins encoded:
- the LOC135511870 gene encoding forkhead box protein N2-like, producing MGPIIGMSPDKKAETPGMQGERVGLRGLCGGAGTLPEAECGAASPLATSLDWGSIGSGGSEDEELTNLNWLHENLLQNFTLGGGEAGAQHSASPLFDIEGNTGAPQNPSSSSLSQRDSLKSKPPFSFSLLIYMAIEQSPSKSLPVKDIYGWIVQHFPYFSSAPTGWKNSVRHNLSLNKCFRKVERSLGKLNGKGSLWCVDPEYRPNLIQALKKQHFPAAHAFCTPPASPLPASSPPATSPHRHLFVQGCSLKESDIDAATAMMLLNAAPGHHHANPCDPESPLDLSRPDLVLVSSDPNQDHNYSSMALQRCSSRSSSSSLDDGGPSPGHAHHRPRTCRAGSEGFHSDEDDSDLGDRDERGGRPRPAPRRSSSSSVKHPAGKRARRELTANPELDEELKEAAGSLLHLAGIRTSMDLNKRSAKSKKLNRK